In Pangasianodon hypophthalmus isolate fPanHyp1 chromosome 29, fPanHyp1.pri, whole genome shotgun sequence, one genomic interval encodes:
- the LOC113524085 gene encoding beta-1,4-mannosyl-glycoprotein 4-beta-N-acetylglucosaminyltransferase produces the protein MSFVSTPLLSLSLSLSLSRMPDASAVCQCVLCCAAGDVDGETGDMARLLTHLARMKIRRQRHLLLCTVGACLLYLLYCYKTLHQEALLQRLSSYQLRLVGFSGLIWRDSLTKSQHSDTYKQKGTVEEDLLLLNPSGPHGELQKQLHVLQDDPTSYFIHTERGVPCFTEGTEMESFMEGAIKNNKIPQDHPVISARKASSCVCRQGWHGPNCGVPTVVQHSNLPTKSRLKPRKVPRRIINAININHEFDMLHVRFHELADTVDLFLVCESNYTAYGEPKRLSFLRLLLNGTFDYVKHKILYVFLDHFPKDGRANGWIADDYLRTFLSKNGLLRVRDLRHDDVFLLDDADEIPLREGILFLKFYDGWTEPFGIHMRKSLYGFYWRQPGTLDILSGCTIGMLHTVYRGDGILLRRRNYYTMSGFREYENKSGQALMPWSIGSPVHYAGWHCSWCFTPDGIYYKLISAQNGDFPRWGDYEEKRKLGYIRELIRTGGWFDGTASSYPLANPKEHMFAPKYLLNNYNKYRYLLENPYAKGLKWAGKRDIMSV, from the exons gatGAAAATCAGAAGGCAGCGGCACTTACTGCTCTGCACAGTCGGCGCTTGTTTGCTCTATCTATTGTACTGCTATAAAACTCTCCATCAGGAAGCTCTGCTGCAGAGACTGTCCTCTTACCAATTACGACTAGTGGGATTCAGCGGTTTAATCTGGCGAGACTCACTGACTAAATCCCAACACTCTGACACGTATAAGCAGAAG GGCACAGTAGAAGAAGATTTGCTCCTGCTAAATCCCTCGGGTCCACACGGGGAACTTCAGAAACAATTGCACGTTCTGCAGGATGATCCCACATCCTACTTCATCCACACTGAGAGGGGAGTGCCGTGCTTCACTGAAGGGACAGAAATGGaatcatttatggaaggtgccataaaaaataataaaattcctCAAGATCACCCAGTCATATCGGCAAGGAAGGCGTCAAGTTGCGTTTGCCGCCAAGGTTGGCACGGCCCTAACTGCGGCGTTCCAACAGTGGTGCAACACTCAAATCTTCCCACCAAATCACGCCTGAAGCCCAGGAAGGTTCCACGTCGAATCATAAATGCAATCAACATCAATCACGAGTTTGACATGCTGCATGTGAGATTTCATGAACTAGCAGATACCGTGGATCTCTTTCTGGTGTGCGAGTCCAACTACACTGCATATGGTGAGCCCAAACGCCTGAGCTTCCTTCGACTCCTCCTCAACGGAACTTTTGATTATGTGAAGCACAAAATCCTCTACGTCTTCCTGGACCATTTCCCCAAAGATGGCCGCGCCAACGGCTGGATCGCTGACGATTACCTGCGCACCTTCTTGTCCAAAAATGGATTGCTAAGGGTTCGGGATCTGAGACATGATGACGTGTTCCTTCTGGACGATGCAGATGAGATTCCTCTTCGGGAAGGAATTCTTTTCCTCAAATTCTATGATGGTTGGACGGAACCATTTGGGATTCACATGCGGAAGTCCTTGTATGGATTTTACTGGAGGCAGCCGGGAACGCTGGACATTTTATCCGGTTGCACCATAGGCATGCTTCATACGGTCTATAGAGGGGACGGGATTCTGCTACGACGACGGAATTATTACACCATGTCAGGTTTCCGGGAGTACGAAAACAAGTCAGGACAGGCTCTAATGCCGTGGTCCATTGGAAGCCCAGTTCACTACGCAGGATGGCATTGTTCATGGTGCTTCACACCAGATGGAATTTATTATAAACTGATTTCTGCACAAAATGGAGATTTTCCTCGCTGGGGGGACTATGAGGAGAAGCGGAAACTGGGTTACATCAGGGAGTTAATACGAACTGGTGGCTGGTTTGATGGGACAGCATCAAGCTATCCTCTAGCAAACCCTAAAGAGCACATGTTTGCTCCCAAATATCTGCTGAATAATTATAACAAGTATCGCTATTTGCTAGAGAATCCATATGCTAAAGGATTAAAATGGGCAGGAAAGCGTGACATAATGTCTGTCTGA
- the LOC113524084 gene encoding complement C1q tumor necrosis factor-related protein 6 isoform X1 → MREGRSEVESREKIFSSSLFIFSMEKRDSVMVVSVIVSFLILIPLTHSVPQSPCRHCCDDDFLPDEAPTTLPPDTPAMPEIRTYINMTILKGDKGEKGEKGTPGKPGLEGPPGAQGPEGPKGSKGQAGAPGASCKSEHSTFSVGRRKGLHSTDSYQVLLFDTVFVNMPGHFDMFSGKFRCSIPGVYFFNVNVHTWNFKETYVHIMQNEEERSLVYTQPGQRSIMQSQSILLTLELSDEVWVRLYKRERENAVYSDDVDIYITFNGEQDVCGFPTLGP, encoded by the exons ATGAGGGAGGGAAGAAGCGAAGTAGAAAGTAGAGAAAaaattttttcttcctctctgtttatcttcaGCATGGAGAAACGTG ATTCAGTCATGGTTGTGTCTGTAATTGTGTcgttcctcatcctcatccccCTGACACACTCCGTGCCTCAGTCGCCATGTCGCCACTGTTGTGATGATGATTTTCTGCCAGACGAGGCTCCCACAACACTACCACCAGACACGCCGGCCATGCCTGAAATACGCACGTACATCAATATGACCATTCTCAAAG GTGATAAAggagaaaagggagaaaaggGAACACCAGGAAAGCCTGGATTAGAAGGTCCTCCTGGAGCACAAGGTCCTGAAGGCCCCAAAGGCTCCAAAGGTCAAGCTGGAGCACCTGGAGCTTCATGCAAGTCAGAACACTCTACATTCTCAGTGGGTCGACGCAAAGGCCTCCACAGCACCGACTCCTATCAGGTGCTTCTGTTTGACACCGTCTTCGTCAACATGCCCGGCCATTTCGACATGTTCTCCGGCAAGTTCCGCTGCAGCATTCCAGGTGTCTACTTCTTCAATGTGAACGTGCACACGTGGAACTTCAAGGAGACCTACGTGCACATCATGCAGAATGAGGAGGAGCGCTCTCTGGTGTACACTCAGCCTGGACAGCGCTCCATCATGCAGAGCCAGAGCATCCTGCTGACCCTCGAGCTCAGCGACGAGGTGTGGGTGCGTCTGTACAAGCGCGAGCGCGAGAATGCCGTCTACAGCGACGATGTGGACATCTACATCACGTTCAACGG TGAACAGGATGTGTGTGGTTTCCCTACTTTAGGCCCCTGA
- the il2rb gene encoding interleukin-2 receptor subunit beta encodes MWSVWLILFLLLPEDGQSSLTHSELSCVNDYMTNISCLWNDTAWLTGQNCQLQVTRDTHRGLITKSCSLNTTRNCWITMSPKLSFAEKIMLEVLCNKTRMDNVKEYRPGRHVKLHPPEQLNVTGNNVTWSRGSRFPKSITKYEFQLQVKAKQQSWEEVKPRRVDGTFVLLDGDSVCGGVCEARVRVKPLDPKKEDQIWGHWSDWSPAVTWRSEVIVNTQATHKPETSNTFIISHPEVIGMLVGFVPLILIVLILASLSVYRHKCGMKVGCEHIPDPSKYFQPLISKHNGNFQEWLGPQHSTSLFLPSHSNDCEISPVDEVTEAWNDPLAGNTVLIYANHTVLQQQMSVGSQVSSGVSNMGYFYSEHQPGSVCLDSCPVYFTYHPEGGALESSMSYERLRGAAPTSPDSGFGMEAEKEEADEEEQEDDAGKGQKKECSGVNMQHLVSFVLSLPESARITIPPSFADLTPWQEEPESSGISTNAESLDGAVVRPSSMVVQPCSSGYLTLKEMQKYSNKSI; translated from the exons ATGTGGAGCGTCTGGTTAATTCTTTTCCTTCTATTACCTGAAGATGGTCAGTCCAGTCTCACACACTCGG AATTGTCCTGTGTAAACGACTACATGACCAACATCTCGTGTTTGTGGAACGACACTGCGTGGCTCACAGGCCAGAACTGCCAACTTCAGGTGACCAGAGACACACATCGGGGCCTGAT aaCTAAAAGCTGTTCCTTGAACACCACAAGAAACTGCTGGATTACCATGTCACCC aAATTAAGCTTCGCTGAGAAGATCATGCTGGAGGTGCTCTGTAACAAGACCAGGATGGACAATGTGAAGGAGTACCGCCCCGGCCGTCACg TTAAACTCCACCCTCCTGAGCAGCTGAATGTTACTGGGAACAACGTGACGTGGAGTCGAGGATCTCGCTTCCCCAAGTCCATCACAAAATACGAGTTTCAGCTGCAGGTCAAAGCCAAGCAGCAGAgctgggag gaAGTTAAGCCGAGGCGCGTGGATGGCACGTTTGTGCTGTTGGATGGTGATTcggtgtgtgggggggtgtgtgAGGCACGAGTGCGTGTGAAACCCCTTGACCCAAAGAAAGAGGACCAGATCTGGGGTCACTGGAGTGACTGGAGCCCTGCCGTGACctggaggtcagaggtcatcgTAAACACACAGGCGACACACAAACCAGAGACGAGCAACACATTTATCATCTCTCACCCTGAAGTCATAG GAATGCTGGTGGGGTTTGTACCGCTCATCCTCATTGTCCTCATCCTCGCTTCTCTCTCCGTCTACCGACACAAATG tgggATGAAGGTGGGCTGCGAGCACATTCCTGATCCCTCCAAATACTTTCAGCCTCTTATCAGCAAGCACAACGGAAACTTTCAG GAATGGCTGGGTCCTCAGCACTCGACCTCTTTGTTCCTCCCTTCTCACTCAAATGACTGCGAAATCTCTCCCGTTGATGAAGTCACTGAAGCATGGAATGACCCTCTGGCTGGCAACACAGTGCTCATCTATGCTAATCACACGGTTTTGCAACAGCAAATGAGTGTTGGCAGTCAGGTCTCGTCCGGCGTCTCTAACATGGGGTACTTCTACAGTGAGCACCAGCCAGGCTCTGTGTGCCTGGACTCCTGCCCCGTCTACTTCACTTACCATCCTGAAGGTGGTGCCCTCGAGTCCAGCATGTCCTACGAGCGTCTGCGGGGGGCAGCGCCGACGAGCCCGGACTCCGGCTTCGGCATGGaagcagaaaaagaagaggctgatgaggaagAACAAGAAGACGACGCAGGAAAAGGACAGAAGAAGGAATGCAGCGGGGTCAACATGCAGCACCTGGTCTCATTTGTTTTGTCCTTGCCGGAGAGTGCAAGAATCACCATCCCACCATCCTTTGCAGATCTCACACCCTGGCAAGAGGAGCCTGAATCTTCTGGGATCAGTACAAACGCTGAGTCTCTGGATGGCGCTGTGGTTCGACCCTCGTCCATGGTGGTGCAGCCGTGCAGCAGTGGCTATTTAACCCTGAAGGAGATGCAGAAATACAGCAACAAATCCATCTGA
- the LOC113524084 gene encoding complement C1q tumor necrosis factor-related protein 6 isoform X2 translates to MREGRSEVESREKIFSSSLFIFSMEKRDSVMVVSVIVSFLILIPLTHSVPQSPCRHCCDDDFLPDEAPTTLPPDTPAMPEIRTYINMTILKGDKGEKGEKGTPGKPGLEGPPGAQGPEGPKGSKGQAGAPGASCKSEHSTFSVGRRKGLHSTDSYQVLLFDTVFVNMPGHFDMFSGKFRCSIPGVYFFNVNVHTWNFKETYVHIMQNEEERSLVYTQPGQRSIMQSQSILLTLELSDEVWVRLYKRERENAVYSDDVDIYITFNGYLIKSNAD, encoded by the exons ATGAGGGAGGGAAGAAGCGAAGTAGAAAGTAGAGAAAaaattttttcttcctctctgtttatcttcaGCATGGAGAAACGTG ATTCAGTCATGGTTGTGTCTGTAATTGTGTcgttcctcatcctcatccccCTGACACACTCCGTGCCTCAGTCGCCATGTCGCCACTGTTGTGATGATGATTTTCTGCCAGACGAGGCTCCCACAACACTACCACCAGACACGCCGGCCATGCCTGAAATACGCACGTACATCAATATGACCATTCTCAAAG GTGATAAAggagaaaagggagaaaaggGAACACCAGGAAAGCCTGGATTAGAAGGTCCTCCTGGAGCACAAGGTCCTGAAGGCCCCAAAGGCTCCAAAGGTCAAGCTGGAGCACCTGGAGCTTCATGCAAGTCAGAACACTCTACATTCTCAGTGGGTCGACGCAAAGGCCTCCACAGCACCGACTCCTATCAGGTGCTTCTGTTTGACACCGTCTTCGTCAACATGCCCGGCCATTTCGACATGTTCTCCGGCAAGTTCCGCTGCAGCATTCCAGGTGTCTACTTCTTCAATGTGAACGTGCACACGTGGAACTTCAAGGAGACCTACGTGCACATCATGCAGAATGAGGAGGAGCGCTCTCTGGTGTACACTCAGCCTGGACAGCGCTCCATCATGCAGAGCCAGAGCATCCTGCTGACCCTCGAGCTCAGCGACGAGGTGTGGGTGCGTCTGTACAAGCGCGAGCGCGAGAATGCCGTCTACAGCGACGATGTGGACATCTACATCACGTTCAACGGGTACCTCATCAAATCGAACGCGGACTGA